Proteins from a single region of Amycolatopsis sp. CA-230715:
- the ligD gene encoding non-homologous end-joining DNA ligase, translating into MNDRRLAKYREMRDFSRTAEPSGSAAAKAGKRFVVQRHRARRRHYDVRLELDGVLVSWAVPKGPTLDPDVRRMAVHVEDHPVEYADFEGVIPAGEYGGGDVIVWDRGTWEPVDTDDPLEAIEAGNLHFDLFGEKLAGRFVLVRPKRRDADKDQWLLLHKHDDHAEKGWDAEDHPRSVKSGRTNDEVAADPDALWRGDLPAAEAEIPMARQHWAGPTKEELKELASLGEKGTWHVDGRKVALTNLDKVLFPPRGKEKPVTKRNLIRYYAEIAPVMLPYLAARPLNTHRFPAGVDQPGFWQKAAPSHAPDWLKQWHYEQAGPGDSQYYLVPDSVAALAWLANYGALELHAWTSQVLDVERPTWALFDIDPGEHTSFEDVVVLARLHRTALEHLGVEGRPKVTGQRGIQVWVPVEPCYTFAETRAWVETVSKAIGRTLPELVSWAWTRDKRHGLARLDYTQNVRNKTLVAPYSVRPRPGAPVSVPIEWDELDDPKLAPDRWTVRSVLKRVKDKGDPFSALLGARQRLPKL; encoded by the coding sequence ATGAACGATCGGCGCCTGGCGAAGTACCGGGAGATGCGCGACTTCTCCCGCACCGCCGAGCCGTCCGGGAGCGCGGCGGCGAAGGCGGGGAAGCGGTTCGTCGTGCAGCGCCACCGCGCCCGTCGCCGCCACTACGACGTGCGCCTCGAACTCGACGGCGTCCTGGTGAGCTGGGCCGTGCCGAAGGGCCCGACGCTCGACCCCGACGTACGGCGGATGGCCGTGCACGTCGAAGACCACCCGGTCGAATACGCCGATTTCGAGGGCGTGATCCCGGCGGGCGAGTACGGCGGTGGCGACGTCATCGTGTGGGACCGCGGCACCTGGGAGCCGGTGGACACCGACGACCCGCTCGAGGCGATCGAGGCGGGCAACCTGCACTTCGACCTGTTCGGCGAAAAGCTGGCAGGCCGGTTCGTGCTGGTCAGGCCGAAGCGCAGGGACGCGGACAAGGACCAGTGGCTGCTGCTGCACAAGCACGACGACCACGCGGAGAAGGGCTGGGACGCCGAGGACCATCCGCGCTCGGTCAAGAGCGGCCGCACCAACGACGAGGTGGCCGCCGATCCGGACGCGCTGTGGCGCGGTGACCTGCCCGCGGCCGAGGCCGAGATTCCGATGGCGCGCCAGCACTGGGCCGGTCCGACCAAGGAGGAGCTGAAGGAACTGGCTTCGCTCGGCGAAAAGGGCACGTGGCACGTAGACGGCCGGAAGGTCGCGCTGACCAACCTGGACAAGGTGCTCTTCCCGCCGCGCGGCAAGGAGAAGCCGGTGACGAAGCGCAACCTGATCCGGTACTACGCCGAGATCGCGCCGGTGATGCTGCCCTACCTCGCCGCCCGCCCGCTCAACACGCACCGCTTCCCGGCAGGCGTCGACCAGCCGGGTTTCTGGCAGAAGGCGGCACCGAGCCACGCGCCGGACTGGCTCAAGCAGTGGCACTACGAGCAGGCCGGTCCCGGCGATTCCCAGTACTACCTCGTGCCGGACAGCGTGGCGGCACTGGCCTGGCTGGCCAACTACGGCGCGCTGGAACTGCACGCCTGGACTTCGCAGGTGCTGGACGTGGAACGTCCGACGTGGGCGCTGTTTGACATCGATCCCGGCGAGCACACCTCGTTCGAGGACGTGGTGGTGCTCGCCCGCCTGCACCGCACGGCGCTGGAGCACCTCGGCGTCGAAGGCAGGCCCAAGGTCACCGGCCAGCGCGGCATCCAGGTGTGGGTGCCCGTCGAGCCGTGCTACACCTTCGCCGAGACGCGGGCGTGGGTCGAGACGGTGTCCAAGGCGATCGGCCGCACCCTGCCCGAACTGGTCAGCTGGGCGTGGACGCGGGACAAGCGCCACGGTCTCGCGCGCCTGGACTACACCCAGAACGTCCGCAACAAGACGCTGGTCGCGCCGTACAGCGTCCGCCCGCGGCCGGGCGCGCCGGTGTCGGTGCCGATCGAATGGGACGAGCTCGACGACCCGAAGCTCGCCCCGGACCGGTGGACCGTGCGGTCCGTCCTCAAGCGCGTCAAGGACAAGGGCGACCCGTTCTCGGCGCTGCTCGGTGCCCGGCAGCGCCTGCCGAAGCTGTGA
- a CDS encoding SAM-dependent methyltransferase, whose amino-acid sequence MTGRITPESMAVSLSKIEASIGAPSVARIYDYILGGTHNYAVDREFAKQQLDVWPGIRNAMRANRRFLGRATQYAAEQGIRQFVDIGSGLPSEGQVHEMAELAAPGECSVVYVDNEPIAHAHAQILLGETADPDRHFALYADLLDYADLWKQVASIEGIDVRKPICLFVVALLHFIPDDREPQAALEFLRSKLAPGSMLVISHGGDVTDEAVAEVVRNYNARSTATVLRSAEQIQEFFGDFDMVDPGLAWVPTWRPDGGERWRGNPAESVYLGGVGVKR is encoded by the coding sequence ATGACGGGCCGGATCACACCGGAGTCCATGGCGGTTTCGCTGAGCAAGATCGAGGCCAGCATCGGGGCGCCGAGCGTGGCCCGCATCTACGACTACATCCTCGGCGGCACCCACAACTACGCCGTCGACCGCGAGTTCGCGAAGCAGCAGCTCGACGTGTGGCCAGGCATCCGGAACGCGATGCGGGCCAACCGGCGCTTCCTCGGCCGCGCCACCCAGTACGCCGCCGAGCAGGGCATCCGCCAGTTCGTCGACATCGGCTCCGGCCTGCCCAGCGAGGGCCAGGTGCACGAGATGGCCGAGCTCGCCGCGCCGGGGGAGTGCTCCGTGGTCTACGTGGACAACGAGCCGATCGCGCACGCCCACGCCCAGATCCTGCTCGGCGAGACCGCCGATCCCGACCGGCACTTCGCGCTGTACGCGGACCTGCTCGACTACGCGGACCTGTGGAAGCAGGTGGCCTCGATCGAAGGGATCGACGTCCGCAAGCCGATCTGCCTGTTCGTGGTGGCGCTGCTGCACTTCATCCCGGACGACCGCGAGCCGCAGGCCGCGCTGGAGTTCCTGCGCTCGAAGCTCGCGCCGGGCTCGATGCTGGTGATTTCGCACGGCGGCGACGTCACCGACGAGGCGGTGGCCGAGGTGGTGCGGAACTACAACGCCCGGTCGACGGCCACCGTGCTGCGGTCCGCGGAGCAGATCCAGGAGTTCTTCGGCGATTTCGACATGGTCGACCCCGGGCTGGCCTGGGTGCCCACCTGGCGGCCCGACGGGGGAGAGCGCTGGCGCGGCAACCCCGCCGAGTCCGTCTACCTCGGCGGGGTCGGCGTCAAGCGCTGA
- a CDS encoding nuclear transport factor 2 family protein, translating to MNDRPPFPPFDEDSARKKVQAAEDAWNTRDPEKVSLAYTEDSVWRNRDRFVTGRAEIVEFLRRKWERELDYALRKELWAYTVDRIAVRFQYECRDADGRFWRSYGNELWEFTPQGLMSRREASINDVEITESQRRIHGPRPAEEHGLEFPVR from the coding sequence ATGAACGATCGACCCCCGTTCCCGCCGTTCGACGAGGACAGCGCGCGCAAGAAGGTGCAGGCGGCGGAGGACGCCTGGAACACGCGAGATCCCGAGAAGGTTTCGCTCGCCTACACCGAGGACTCGGTGTGGCGCAACCGCGACCGCTTCGTCACCGGCCGCGCGGAGATCGTGGAGTTCCTCCGCCGGAAATGGGAGCGCGAACTCGACTACGCCCTGCGCAAGGAGCTGTGGGCGTACACAGTGGACCGGATCGCGGTGCGCTTCCAGTACGAATGCCGCGACGCGGACGGCCGGTTCTGGCGCAGCTACGGCAACGAGCTGTGGGAGTTCACCCCGCAGGGCCTGATGAGCCGTCGCGAAGCCAGCATCAACGACGTCGAGATCACCGAATCACAACGCCGCATCCACGGCCCGCGCCCCGCCGAGGAACACGGCCTGGAATTCCCGGTCCGGTGA
- a CDS encoding acetaldehyde dehydrogenase (acetylating) — translation MAQQRVTAAIVGPGNIGTDLMAKLRRSELVEVTHVVGVVESDGLARARADGVEASADGVDWLLSRSPLPDLVFEATSAGAHRANAPKYAEAGIQAIDLTPAHLGPMVCPPVNLGAHLDAPNLSMITCGGQATIPMVHAVSRVTAVPYAEIVASVASRGAGPGTRANIDEFTHTTSGAVAEIGGAARGKAIIILNPVEPPMIMRDTVFCAIGPDADRDAVTGSVHEMVAEVQRYVPGYTLRAEPQFDDPREDWGGNARVAIFLEVKGNGDYLPAYAGNLDIMTAAAARAGELMAARKLEAIA, via the coding sequence ATGGCGCAGCAACGGGTCACGGCCGCGATCGTCGGGCCGGGCAACATCGGCACGGATCTCATGGCCAAGCTCCGGCGCAGTGAACTGGTCGAGGTCACGCACGTGGTCGGGGTGGTCGAGTCGGACGGGCTCGCCAGAGCACGAGCCGACGGCGTCGAAGCGTCGGCCGACGGCGTGGACTGGCTGCTGTCCAGGAGTCCCTTGCCGGATCTCGTGTTCGAGGCGACTTCCGCCGGCGCGCACCGCGCGAACGCGCCGAAGTACGCCGAAGCGGGTATCCAGGCGATCGATCTGACCCCGGCGCATCTCGGGCCGATGGTGTGCCCGCCGGTGAACCTCGGCGCTCATCTCGACGCCCCCAACCTCTCGATGATCACCTGCGGCGGGCAGGCGACGATCCCGATGGTGCACGCGGTGTCGCGCGTGACGGCGGTGCCCTACGCGGAGATCGTCGCGTCGGTCGCCTCACGCGGCGCGGGGCCGGGCACGCGCGCGAACATCGACGAGTTCACGCACACGACCTCGGGCGCGGTGGCCGAGATCGGCGGCGCGGCGCGCGGCAAGGCGATCATCATCCTCAACCCGGTGGAGCCGCCGATGATCATGCGGGACACGGTGTTCTGCGCGATCGGCCCCGATGCCGACCGCGACGCGGTGACCGGTTCGGTCCACGAGATGGTCGCCGAGGTCCAGCGCTACGTCCCCGGGTACACGCTGCGCGCGGAGCCGCAATTCGACGATCCCCGCGAAGACTGGGGCGGCAATGCCAGGGTCGCGATCTTCTTGGAAGTGAAGGGAAACGGCGACTACCTGCCCGCCTACGCGGGGAACCTGGACATCATGACGGCCGCGGCGGCGAGGGCCGGCGAGCTGATGGCCGCGCGCAAACTGGAGGCGATCGCGTGA
- the dmpG gene encoding 4-hydroxy-2-oxovalerate aldolase has translation MTRPELAHDVRITDTTLRDGSHAMAHQFTEAQVRDTVRALDRAGVEVIEVTHGDGLGGSSFNYGFSRTPELDLITAAREEADRAKIAVLLVPGIGTADDLRRAHDAGAQLVRVATHSTEADVSPQHFGLARDLGMETVGFLMMAHRTGPEELAKQARIMVDAGCQAPYVTDSAGALLMHEAKARFEALVAEVGDEAWVGYHGHQNLSLGVANSVLAYEAGVRYIDGSLCALGAGAGNSPTEVLAAVFDRLGVGTGLDVGGLVDAAEEVVRPYLPRWPKMDRNAIVQGWAGVYSSFLLHAERAADRYGVPAQDILRRCGELALVGGQEDMIIDVAVQLARESR, from the coding sequence GTGACGAGGCCCGAGCTGGCGCACGACGTCAGGATCACCGACACCACGCTGCGCGACGGCAGCCACGCGATGGCGCACCAGTTCACCGAGGCGCAGGTGCGGGACACGGTCCGCGCGCTGGACCGCGCCGGTGTCGAGGTGATCGAGGTGACCCACGGGGACGGGCTCGGCGGCTCGTCGTTCAACTACGGGTTTTCGCGAACCCCCGAACTGGACCTGATCACCGCCGCGCGCGAGGAGGCGGATCGCGCGAAGATCGCGGTGCTGCTCGTGCCGGGGATCGGGACCGCGGACGATCTCCGCCGCGCGCACGACGCCGGGGCGCAGCTGGTCCGCGTCGCCACGCACAGCACCGAGGCGGACGTGTCGCCGCAGCACTTCGGGCTGGCTCGCGACCTGGGCATGGAAACGGTCGGGTTCCTGATGATGGCGCACCGGACCGGGCCGGAGGAACTGGCCAAGCAGGCCAGGATCATGGTCGACGCGGGCTGCCAGGCGCCGTACGTCACCGATTCCGCGGGCGCTTTGCTGATGCACGAAGCGAAAGCGCGGTTCGAAGCGCTCGTCGCGGAGGTCGGGGACGAGGCGTGGGTCGGTTATCACGGGCACCAGAACCTGTCGCTCGGCGTCGCGAACTCGGTGCTCGCCTACGAGGCCGGTGTCCGCTACATCGACGGTTCGCTGTGCGCGCTCGGTGCCGGCGCGGGCAATTCGCCGACGGAGGTGCTCGCGGCGGTGTTCGACCGGCTCGGGGTCGGCACCGGACTCGACGTCGGCGGCCTCGTCGACGCCGCGGAAGAGGTGGTGCGGCCCTACCTGCCGCGGTGGCCCAAAATGGATCGCAACGCGATCGTCCAAGGCTGGGCCGGGGTCTATTCGAGCTTCCTGCTGCACGCCGAACGGGCCGCGGACCGGTACGGCGTCCCGGCACAGGACATCCTGCGCCGGTGCGGGGAACTCGCGCTGGTCGGCGGCCAGGAGGACATGATCATCGACGTCGCCGTCCAACTGGCCCGGGAGTCGCGTTAG
- a CDS encoding PhzF family phenazine biosynthesis isomerase, whose protein sequence is MTASARTEVLRYTAFTTDPAGGNPAGIVLDASGLDDAAMVAIAADLGYSETAFLTAPPPGLGTEGRAFTARYFSPKAEVPFCGHATVATAVALADRIGEGELVFATPAGTVPVDVVTDGSGTFRATLTSVEPSVAEVADADLAEALAALGWAADDLDPALPPRVAFAGAHHLVLAVASRVRLADLDYDFDRLEKLMRARDWTTLQLVWRASAEVYHVRDPFPVGGVIEDPATGAAAAAFGAYLRELDLVPPAAKITLHQGEDLGRPGELGVELRADDTRIRVSGAAVPLA, encoded by the coding sequence ATGACTGCTTCCGCGCGTACCGAAGTCCTGCGCTACACCGCGTTCACCACCGATCCCGCCGGCGGCAACCCCGCGGGGATCGTGCTGGACGCGAGCGGTCTCGACGACGCCGCGATGGTGGCGATCGCGGCCGATCTCGGGTACTCCGAAACCGCGTTCCTCACCGCGCCACCGCCCGGTCTCGGCACCGAGGGCAGGGCGTTCACCGCGCGGTACTTCAGTCCCAAGGCGGAGGTGCCGTTCTGCGGGCACGCCACCGTCGCCACCGCGGTCGCGCTCGCCGACCGGATCGGCGAGGGCGAACTGGTCTTCGCGACCCCGGCCGGGACGGTGCCCGTCGACGTCGTGACGGACGGCTCCGGCACGTTTCGCGCGACGCTGACGAGCGTCGAGCCCTCGGTCGCCGAAGTCGCCGACGCCGATCTCGCCGAAGCGCTCGCGGCGCTGGGCTGGGCCGCGGACGATCTCGACCCCGCGCTGCCGCCGCGGGTCGCCTTCGCCGGTGCGCACCACCTGGTCCTCGCCGTGGCGAGCCGGGTACGGCTGGCGGACCTCGACTACGACTTCGACCGGCTCGAAAAGCTGATGCGGGCACGGGACTGGACGACGCTGCAGCTCGTGTGGCGCGCCTCGGCCGAGGTCTACCACGTGCGCGACCCGTTCCCGGTGGGCGGCGTGATCGAGGACCCGGCGACCGGGGCCGCCGCGGCCGCGTTCGGCGCCTACCTCCGCGAACTGGACCTGGTTCCCCCGGCCGCGAAAATCACGCTGCACCAAGGCGAGGACCTCGGCAGGCCGGGCGAACTCGGCGTGGAACTGCGCGCGGACGACACCAGGATCCGCGTGAGCGGCGCCGCCGTCCCGCTCGCCTGA
- a CDS encoding FAD-binding oxidoreductase, protein MDTALIDDLAAALPEDRLVRDPDVLRGFSHDEAEWAPYAVPVVLVRPHTAEEVRTTVRQCLRHGAPLVTRGAGTGLSGGANAIEGGVVLVTDRLTAIKEIDPLERLAVVEPGVVNDDLRAACAERGLWYPPDPASSPWSTIGGNVATNAGGVCCVKYGVTRDYVLGLQVVTGTGELVRLGRRTAKGVAGYDLAGLMVGSEGTLGVLTEVTVRLRALRGQERTIAGFFDSTVAAGEAAAAVVAAGVVPSALELVDRHCLAAVDAWKNMGLSADADVVLLARSDAPGASGEHEAATILRCFEGAGATWAARSTDQAEADALFAARRLAYPALERLGPVLTEDVCVPVQRVPDMLARIDAAAERHGVTIANIAHIGDGNLHPLLITPPGDDEARRAAQAAFDDIIEGALDLGGTVTGEHGVGLLKRPGLADELGPAVLDLHAAVKRALDPHGILNPGKVF, encoded by the coding sequence ATGGACACGGCCCTGATCGACGACCTGGCGGCCGCGCTGCCGGAAGACCGGCTCGTGCGCGATCCCGACGTGCTGCGCGGATTCTCCCACGACGAAGCGGAATGGGCGCCGTACGCGGTACCCGTCGTCCTCGTCCGGCCGCACACCGCGGAAGAGGTCCGGACCACCGTGCGGCAGTGCCTCCGCCATGGCGCGCCGCTCGTCACCCGGGGCGCGGGCACCGGTCTTTCCGGCGGCGCGAACGCGATCGAAGGCGGGGTCGTGCTGGTGACCGACCGGCTCACCGCGATCAAGGAGATCGACCCGCTGGAACGGCTCGCCGTGGTGGAACCGGGTGTGGTGAACGACGATCTCCGCGCGGCGTGCGCGGAGCGGGGCCTCTGGTACCCGCCGGATCCGGCGAGCTCGCCGTGGTCGACGATCGGCGGCAACGTCGCGACGAACGCGGGCGGGGTCTGCTGCGTGAAGTACGGCGTGACCCGCGACTACGTGCTCGGGCTCCAGGTGGTCACCGGTACCGGTGAGCTGGTGCGGCTCGGCCGCCGCACCGCGAAGGGCGTCGCGGGGTACGACCTCGCCGGGCTGATGGTCGGGTCCGAGGGCACGCTCGGCGTGCTCACCGAGGTCACCGTCCGGCTGCGCGCGCTGCGCGGCCAGGAGCGCACCATCGCCGGGTTCTTCGATTCGACGGTCGCCGCCGGGGAAGCGGCCGCCGCGGTGGTCGCCGCCGGGGTGGTGCCCTCCGCGCTCGAACTCGTCGACCGGCACTGCCTCGCCGCGGTGGACGCGTGGAAGAACATGGGCCTGTCCGCCGACGCGGACGTGGTGCTGCTCGCCAGGAGCGACGCGCCGGGCGCGTCCGGCGAACACGAAGCGGCGACCATCCTGCGCTGCTTCGAAGGGGCGGGGGCGACCTGGGCCGCGCGGTCGACGGACCAGGCGGAGGCGGACGCGCTCTTCGCGGCGCGGCGGCTGGCCTATCCCGCGCTCGAACGCCTCGGACCGGTGCTCACCGAGGACGTCTGCGTGCCGGTCCAGCGGGTGCCGGACATGCTCGCGCGCATCGACGCGGCCGCCGAGCGGCACGGCGTCACCATCGCGAACATCGCGCACATCGGTGACGGCAACCTGCACCCGCTCCTCATCACGCCGCCGGGCGACGACGAAGCCAGGCGTGCCGCGCAAGCCGCGTTCGACGACATCATCGAAGGCGCGCTCGACCTCGGCGGCACGGTGACCGGCGAGCACGGCGTCGGCCTGCTCAAACGGCCCGGTCTCGCGGACGAGCTGGGGCCCGCGGTGCTCGATCTGCACGCCGCGGTCAAGCGGGCGCTCGATCCGCACGGGATCCTCAATCCCGGCAAGGTCTTCTGA
- a CDS encoding maleylpyruvate isomerase N-terminal domain-containing protein — translation MSGVGPDFLATSRSAVGLLRDPAVAAAWDSPSALPEFSVAGLAGHLAYQILAVPDALSAPPPNEPVIGLLDHYGRVEWIDGGLDADINVRIRDGGARIAAEGPAALAARTAAVLDELEDSLATAPERAVHMPIWGDWSLSLDDLLVTRMMELAVHSDDLAVSVGVATPELPPSAVETVVSLLSRLAVRRHGPTAVLRALSRAERAPSSITAF, via the coding sequence ATGAGCGGTGTCGGACCGGATTTCCTCGCCACCAGCCGTTCGGCGGTGGGGCTGCTGCGCGATCCCGCGGTGGCCGCCGCGTGGGATTCGCCGAGCGCGTTGCCGGAGTTCAGCGTCGCCGGGCTCGCCGGGCACCTCGCCTACCAGATCCTCGCCGTCCCCGACGCGTTGTCGGCGCCACCACCGAACGAACCGGTGATCGGCCTGCTCGACCACTACGGCCGGGTGGAGTGGATCGACGGTGGCCTCGACGCCGACATCAACGTCCGCATCCGCGACGGTGGCGCGCGGATCGCGGCCGAGGGTCCTGCCGCGCTGGCGGCCCGCACCGCCGCCGTCCTCGACGAGTTGGAAGACAGCCTCGCCACGGCGCCGGAGCGCGCGGTGCACATGCCGATCTGGGGCGACTGGTCGCTTTCGCTCGACGACCTGCTCGTGACCAGGATGATGGAACTGGCCGTGCACTCCGACGACCTCGCGGTGAGCGTGGGCGTCGCCACGCCCGAACTTCCGCCGAGCGCGGTCGAAACCGTGGTTTCGCTCCTTTCGCGGCTCGCCGTGCGCCGTCACGGCCCGACCGCCGTGCTGCGCGCGCTCAGCCGCGCCGAACGGGCGCCGTCGAGCATCACCGCGTTCTGA
- a CDS encoding CocE/NonD family hydrolase yields the protein MLDRIADRVLGLPRAEGPAPEVTKDLRVPMPDGAVLLADRYAPPGAGPAPVVLIRTPYGKGTVLGKLFGTTFARHGLQTVVQSTRGTFGSGGEFRPFHHEREDGLATAAWLREQPWCDGRLAMAGASYLGHTQWAVGPYLDPPLEAMCLAITASEFVSTFYPGGVLAADNMVSWSALIGRQELPFAQLPNPVQTRRTRRAMAALPIAGADFAAIGKPVSFLQDVTAHAEPDDEFWAMSDHSAELSTLDTPISMVTGWYDLFITAQLRDFRALADAGKSPRITIGPWSHGEPASIRTLLQDQLGFLSAHLNGDRAQLRRSPVRLFLQGANTWLDFDQWPPESTATDAHLRPLGRLGDAVDRDTPPDTFTYDPADPTPAVGGPLLMGKAKQRDNTAVEARPDVLVFTGEPLEHDLDVLGDVGATVHVRTDLGHADVYVRLCDVDRDGISRNVTDGILRLRPGAPEASADGVVTAQVALDPTAYRFRRGHRLRVQVAGGAFPRFARNHGTGEPVAEAVDGKPCRFVIFHDAAHPSKITLPVFTG from the coding sequence GTGCTGGACCGCATTGCTGACCGGGTGCTCGGCCTGCCGCGGGCCGAGGGGCCCGCGCCCGAGGTGACCAAGGACCTGCGCGTCCCGATGCCCGACGGCGCGGTCCTGCTGGCCGACCGGTACGCCCCGCCCGGCGCGGGCCCGGCGCCGGTCGTGCTGATCCGCACCCCGTACGGCAAGGGCACCGTGCTGGGAAAGCTCTTCGGCACCACCTTCGCGCGGCACGGCCTGCAGACCGTCGTGCAGAGCACGCGCGGCACCTTCGGCTCCGGCGGCGAGTTCCGCCCCTTCCACCACGAACGCGAGGACGGGCTGGCCACCGCCGCGTGGCTGCGCGAACAGCCGTGGTGCGACGGGCGGCTCGCGATGGCGGGCGCGAGCTACCTCGGGCACACGCAATGGGCGGTCGGGCCCTACCTCGACCCGCCGCTGGAAGCCATGTGCCTCGCCATCACCGCGTCCGAGTTCGTGTCCACGTTCTACCCCGGCGGGGTGCTCGCCGCGGACAACATGGTGTCGTGGTCGGCGCTGATCGGCAGGCAGGAACTCCCGTTCGCGCAGCTCCCGAACCCGGTGCAGACCCGCCGCACCCGCAGGGCCATGGCCGCGCTCCCGATCGCGGGTGCGGATTTCGCCGCGATCGGGAAACCAGTCTCGTTCCTCCAGGACGTCACGGCGCACGCCGAACCGGACGACGAGTTCTGGGCGATGTCCGACCACAGCGCCGAACTGTCTACATTGGACACGCCGATCAGCATGGTCACCGGCTGGTACGACCTGTTCATCACCGCGCAGCTGCGCGATTTCCGCGCGCTCGCCGACGCCGGGAAGTCGCCCCGCATCACGATCGGCCCGTGGTCGCACGGCGAGCCAGCCAGCATCAGGACCCTGCTGCAGGACCAGCTCGGCTTCCTCTCCGCGCACCTGAACGGCGACCGCGCCCAGCTGCGCCGCTCGCCGGTGCGGCTGTTCCTGCAGGGCGCGAACACCTGGCTCGACTTCGACCAGTGGCCACCCGAATCGACGGCCACCGACGCGCACCTGCGCCCGCTCGGCCGCCTCGGCGACGCCGTCGACCGCGACACCCCACCGGACACGTTCACCTACGACCCCGCCGACCCGACCCCCGCCGTCGGCGGGCCGCTGCTGATGGGGAAGGCGAAGCAGCGCGACAACACCGCCGTCGAGGCGCGGCCGGACGTACTGGTGTTCACCGGCGAACCGCTCGAACACGATCTCGACGTGCTCGGTGACGTCGGCGCGACCGTGCACGTGCGCACCGATCTCGGGCACGCCGACGTGTACGTCCGGTTGTGCGACGTCGACCGCGACGGGATTTCCCGCAATGTCACCGACGGCATCCTGCGGCTGCGCCCCGGCGCGCCGGAAGCCAGCGCCGACGGCGTGGTGACCGCTCAGGTCGCGCTCGACCCCACGGCCTACCGGTTCCGGCGGGGACATCGCCTTCGCGTGCAGGTGGCGGGCGGCGCGTTCCCGCGGTTCGCCCGCAACCACGGCACCGGCGAACCGGTGGCCGAGGCCGTCGACGGGAAGCCGTGCCGGTTCGTGATCTTCCACGACGCGGCCCACCCGTCGAAGATCACGCTGCCGGTGTTCACCGGCTGA
- a CDS encoding GGDEF domain-containing protein: MSDYRGRRRHALPIRDVLTPRRWALWAQRPRLIAYAIAVEAVALVTTAIVAFRIPASHSDFALLGALAGMGVLAAELGRQVERVRRRVNGTPHINLTSVWTFAGVLLLPAALVAVLVAVLYWHLAIRSWYRLRRVPAFRTVLNGSVVVLTCYSAKLVLALTGLDGVRGALDGGWRGAGIVALTVVTYFVAGAVLIVPALNTTKFSVKTLLGGWVDNLLEGATLCLGVLTAIALATQPALALAVVPPLLLLHRGVLVKQLEIAATTDEKTGLFNTSGWHHLAGQELARADVTRSTIGVLMIDLDHFKRINDTHGHLAGDAVLKAVASAITEAVRTSDCVGRFGGEEFVVLLPKVARADVERIAERVRGAIGALEVAVEQHDDAAPTITGLSASIGAALYPEAGTVLDRVVRAADTALYEAKRGGRNRVVLA, from the coding sequence ATGAGCGACTACCGCGGGCGGCGAAGACATGCGCTGCCGATCCGTGATGTGCTCACACCCCGCCGATGGGCGCTGTGGGCGCAGCGTCCGCGGCTGATCGCCTACGCCATCGCGGTCGAAGCGGTCGCGCTGGTCACCACCGCGATCGTGGCATTCCGGATTCCGGCCAGCCACTCCGACTTCGCCCTTCTGGGTGCCCTCGCTGGGATGGGCGTGCTGGCGGCCGAGCTGGGCCGCCAGGTCGAGCGCGTGCGAAGGCGCGTGAACGGCACCCCGCACATCAACCTCACGTCCGTGTGGACCTTCGCCGGTGTGCTGCTGCTCCCGGCCGCGCTGGTCGCGGTGCTGGTCGCCGTTCTCTACTGGCACCTCGCGATCCGCAGCTGGTACCGGCTGCGGCGCGTGCCCGCGTTCCGGACCGTGCTCAACGGCAGCGTCGTCGTCCTCACCTGCTACAGCGCCAAGCTCGTCCTCGCGCTCACCGGCCTGGACGGCGTGCGGGGCGCGCTGGACGGCGGCTGGCGCGGCGCGGGGATCGTCGCGCTGACCGTCGTGACGTACTTCGTGGCGGGCGCCGTGCTGATCGTTCCCGCGCTGAACACCACGAAGTTCAGCGTCAAGACGCTGCTCGGCGGCTGGGTCGACAACCTGCTCGAAGGCGCGACGCTGTGCCTCGGCGTCCTCACCGCGATCGCGCTGGCCACGCAGCCCGCGCTCGCGCTCGCGGTCGTCCCGCCGCTGCTGCTCCTGCACCGGGGCGTGCTGGTCAAGCAGCTCGAGATCGCCGCGACGACCGACGAGAAGACCGGCCTGTTCAACACCAGCGGGTGGCACCACCTCGCGGGGCAGGAACTGGCCAGGGCCGACGTGACCCGCTCGACCATCGGCGTGCTGATGATCGACCTCGACCACTTCAAGCGGATCAACGACACCCACGGCCACCTCGCCGGGGACGCCGTGCTCAAAGCGGTCGCCTCCGCGATCACCGAGGCCGTGCGCACCAGCGACTGCGTCGGCCGGTTCGGCGGCGAGGAGTTCGTCGTGCTGCTGCCCAAGGTCGCCAGGGCGGACGTCGAGCGGATCGCCGAACGCGTCCGCGGCGCGATCGGCGCGCTCGAAGTCGCCGTCGAACAGCACGACGACGCCGCCCCGACGATCACCGGCTTGTCGGCTTCGATCGGCGCCGCGCTGTACCCGGAGGCGGGCACGGTCCTCGACCGGGTCGTCCGTGCCGCCGACACCGCCTTGTACGAAGCCAAACGCGGCGGCCGCAACCGCGTTGTCCTCGCCTGA